In a genomic window of Amblyomma americanum isolate KBUSLIRL-KWMA chromosome 4, ASM5285725v1, whole genome shotgun sequence:
- the HisRS gene encoding histidine--tRNA ligase isoform X1, translating into MSAVVEKEALTDLIKQQGDIVRTLKAEKAPKEKIDEEVAKLLQLKAQLTDDEPHKFVLKTAKGTRDHMPAQMALREKVFSTIIACFKRHGGEAIDTPVFELKDTLTGKYGEDSKLIYDLADQGGEILSLRYDLTVPFARFLAMNKISNIKRYQIGKVYRRDNPAMTRGRYREFYQCDFDIAGQYDSMLPDVECVRILAEILQGLGFNSFAIKVNHRDILNGMFEYCGVPADSFKTICSAVDKLDKLPWEDVRKEMVLEKGLAEQVADRISQFVVKKGGRELVTALLSDDLATNASVKRGLDEMQLFFDYCDLYGIASKVSFDLSLARGLDYYTGIIFEAVLTDENQPGEAVGSVAAGGRYDNLVGMFDAKGRAVPCVGISVGVERIFTLLEAKALAEETKLRTNETEVFVASAQKQLVRERMKICADLWDHGLKVEHSYKLNPKLLAQLQYCEERSIPLAVIIGESELQKGVVKLRKVVTREEFEVPRDKLATEIRNYLKNMSSQQVRA; encoded by the exons ATTGATGAAGAAGTTGCCAAGCTGCTGCAGCTGAAGGCCCAACTGACTGACGATGAACCTCACAAATTTGTCCTCAAGACGGCCAAG GGCACCAGGGACCACATGCCTGCTCAGATGGCCCTGCGTGAAAAGGTGTTCTCCACCATCATAGCGTGCTTCAAGAGGCATGGAGGAGAGGCCATCGACACTCCTGTCTTTGAGCTCAAG GACACCCTGACAGGCAAGTACGGAGAGGACAGCAAACTCATCTATGACCTGGCCGACCAGGGAGGAGAGATCCTGTCCTTGCGCTACGACCTGACGGTGCCGTTTGCCCGCTTCCTCGCCATGAACAAGATCAGCAATATCAAGCGCTACCAGATTGGCAAAGTGTATCGTCGTGACAACCCGGCCATGACTCGGGGGCGCTACCGAGAGTTCTACCAGTGT GACTTTGACATTGCTGGACAGTACGACTCGATGTTGCCTGATGTCGAGTGTGTGAGAatcctggccgagattcttcagGGCCTTGGGTTCAACAGCTTTGCGATAAAG GTCAATCACCGTGATATCCTCAATGGAATGTTCGAGTACTGTGGTGTGCCTGCAGACAGTTTCAAGACCATCTGTTCCGCAGTTGACAAGCTTGACAAA tTGCCCTGGGAGGATGTCCGAAAGGAAATGGTTCTCGAAAAAGGGTTGGCAGAGCAAGTGGCTGACAGGATCAGCCAGTTTGTTGTCAAAAAAG GTGGCCGGGAACTGGTCACCGCTCTGCTGTCGGATGACTTGGCCACAAATGCTTCTGTCAAGAGAGGTCTGGACGAGATGCAGCTGTTTTTCGACTACTGTGACCTGTATGGAATCGCCAGCAAG GTGTCCTTTGATCTGAGTCTTGCTCGGGGCTTGGACTACTACACAGGCATCATTTTTGAAGCTGTTCTCACAG ATGAGAACCAGCCTGGAGAGGCAGTGGGCAGTGTGGCGGCAGGGGGCCGCTATGACAACCTCGTTGGCATGTTCGATGCCAAGGGCCGGGCTGTCCCTTGTGTTGGCATCAGTGTTGGCGTTGAGCGCATCTTCACCCTGCTGGAAGCAAAGGCGCTG GCAGAGGAGACCAAGCTGCGGACAAATGAAACGGAGGTGTTTGTTGCCTCAGCACAAAAGCAGCTGGTTCGTGAAAGAATGAAGATCTGTGCTGACCTCTGGGACCATGGGCTGAAG GTGGAGCACTCGTACAAGCTGAACCCTAAGCTGCTGGCACAGCTCCAGTACTGTGAAGAGCGCTCCATTCCCTTGGCGGTCATCATTGGCGAATCAGAGTTGCAGAAGGGTGTGGTCAAACTGCGCAAGGTGGTCACCAGGGAGGAG TTTGAAGTCCCTCGTGACAAGCTGGCCACTGAGATCAGGAACTATCTGAAGAACATGAGCAGCCAGCAGGTCAGGGCGTGA
- the HisRS gene encoding histidine--tRNA ligase isoform X2 has product MLLQCMRCPSWQSIRLLSRRMLATQPRSIAQIDEEVAKLLQLKAQLTDDEPHKFVLKTAKGTRDHMPAQMALREKVFSTIIACFKRHGGEAIDTPVFELKDTLTGKYGEDSKLIYDLADQGGEILSLRYDLTVPFARFLAMNKISNIKRYQIGKVYRRDNPAMTRGRYREFYQCDFDIAGQYDSMLPDVECVRILAEILQGLGFNSFAIKVNHRDILNGMFEYCGVPADSFKTICSAVDKLDKLPWEDVRKEMVLEKGLAEQVADRISQFVVKKGGRELVTALLSDDLATNASVKRGLDEMQLFFDYCDLYGIASKVSFDLSLARGLDYYTGIIFEAVLTDENQPGEAVGSVAAGGRYDNLVGMFDAKGRAVPCVGISVGVERIFTLLEAKALAEETKLRTNETEVFVASAQKQLVRERMKICADLWDHGLKVEHSYKLNPKLLAQLQYCEERSIPLAVIIGESELQKGVVKLRKVVTREEFEVPRDKLATEIRNYLKNMSSQQVRA; this is encoded by the exons ATTGATGAAGAAGTTGCCAAGCTGCTGCAGCTGAAGGCCCAACTGACTGACGATGAACCTCACAAATTTGTCCTCAAGACGGCCAAG GGCACCAGGGACCACATGCCTGCTCAGATGGCCCTGCGTGAAAAGGTGTTCTCCACCATCATAGCGTGCTTCAAGAGGCATGGAGGAGAGGCCATCGACACTCCTGTCTTTGAGCTCAAG GACACCCTGACAGGCAAGTACGGAGAGGACAGCAAACTCATCTATGACCTGGCCGACCAGGGAGGAGAGATCCTGTCCTTGCGCTACGACCTGACGGTGCCGTTTGCCCGCTTCCTCGCCATGAACAAGATCAGCAATATCAAGCGCTACCAGATTGGCAAAGTGTATCGTCGTGACAACCCGGCCATGACTCGGGGGCGCTACCGAGAGTTCTACCAGTGT GACTTTGACATTGCTGGACAGTACGACTCGATGTTGCCTGATGTCGAGTGTGTGAGAatcctggccgagattcttcagGGCCTTGGGTTCAACAGCTTTGCGATAAAG GTCAATCACCGTGATATCCTCAATGGAATGTTCGAGTACTGTGGTGTGCCTGCAGACAGTTTCAAGACCATCTGTTCCGCAGTTGACAAGCTTGACAAA tTGCCCTGGGAGGATGTCCGAAAGGAAATGGTTCTCGAAAAAGGGTTGGCAGAGCAAGTGGCTGACAGGATCAGCCAGTTTGTTGTCAAAAAAG GTGGCCGGGAACTGGTCACCGCTCTGCTGTCGGATGACTTGGCCACAAATGCTTCTGTCAAGAGAGGTCTGGACGAGATGCAGCTGTTTTTCGACTACTGTGACCTGTATGGAATCGCCAGCAAG GTGTCCTTTGATCTGAGTCTTGCTCGGGGCTTGGACTACTACACAGGCATCATTTTTGAAGCTGTTCTCACAG ATGAGAACCAGCCTGGAGAGGCAGTGGGCAGTGTGGCGGCAGGGGGCCGCTATGACAACCTCGTTGGCATGTTCGATGCCAAGGGCCGGGCTGTCCCTTGTGTTGGCATCAGTGTTGGCGTTGAGCGCATCTTCACCCTGCTGGAAGCAAAGGCGCTG GCAGAGGAGACCAAGCTGCGGACAAATGAAACGGAGGTGTTTGTTGCCTCAGCACAAAAGCAGCTGGTTCGTGAAAGAATGAAGATCTGTGCTGACCTCTGGGACCATGGGCTGAAG GTGGAGCACTCGTACAAGCTGAACCCTAAGCTGCTGGCACAGCTCCAGTACTGTGAAGAGCGCTCCATTCCCTTGGCGGTCATCATTGGCGAATCAGAGTTGCAGAAGGGTGTGGTCAAACTGCGCAAGGTGGTCACCAGGGAGGAG TTTGAAGTCCCTCGTGACAAGCTGGCCACTGAGATCAGGAACTATCTGAAGAACATGAGCAGCCAGCAGGTCAGGGCGTGA